TTACTATAAAAAATTCTAAAACTTTATTTGAAAAAAATCATATTCAATTTGGTATTAATATTAATTTAAAATTAAATTCCCCTTTAGAAAATCAAATTCATACTAAAACTCGTAATATTTTTTCATCATCTTCTGATCATAAATATGATTTTGTTAATAGAAATAATAATATTATTTTAGAATATAGAAAAAAATTTCTAATTAAAATATTTACAAAAAAAACAATAACTGGATACCCAGGTAGTGAACATTCTTTAGGAATAAAAGTTAATGCTGTAAATAAAATTAAAAATACATATTTTGATACTAAAAATAATTTTTTAAAAAATGGAGGATCAATTAAATTAATTAAGGGTGATTATATTGTAAAATTACCTAATTTTAATTTCAAAAAAGAAAATATTAATACATATATAGTAAAGGTTAATGTAGTTGATATGTTAGGTAATAAAGATATATCATGTATTAAAATAAAAATTTTACCACCTTTAATAAATAAAAATTTTTCAACTTTAAATGTTTTTCCTAAAAAAATATTAGTCAGTTCGGAAAAAGCAAAAATTGTTTTTGAAGCTAGAGATATTAATAATTCATTATTAACAGATATGAAAAATGTAAATTTTATAGTAGCAAAGGGAAATTTACCTGATAAATATAATATACATATAAGTCATGTAATTGAAAATCCTAAAGGAACTTATTCTGCTACAATAACTAGCTTATCTTACGGGCAAGCTTTTTTAAGAGTTAAAATAGGTGATGTAGTTAATAAAGATCTTAATGAAAGAATTGATTTTGTTTTACCTTCTATAGATAATTTAGAACTAAAAGCTGATCGTGATAATCTTATTGCGAAAGTTAGTCAATCAATTAATTTTCTAATAACAGTTTATGATAAACATGGTAAGAGATTTAAATTTGCTCAAATTGATATAAGAAATATTATAGCTAGAGATAGATTAGGAGATGTAAGAAAAGATAGTGGGAAAATTCATATTGAAGATATTACAAATCAAAAATCTTATGATAATGATATTTTTTCATTAACAACAAATATAAATGGGGAATTAAGAATAGCTATTTCTGACCCACATGGTATTGGTGTACGTACTACTCTTGAAATTAGTGCAAATAATTATATTACTAAAAAAATTAATTTAATTTTTACTGTTTCTACTAGCCCAAATACTTTACATGCTAAAATGTATGGTCATATGACTGATTTTTTATTTGTTAATGGGGTAAAATTTGAACGACCAGTTTTAGCTTCTGAACGTCTGGGGGATCAAGTTTTTCATTATTTAAATGAGGATTGGTCAAAATTTACTTGGTATAATGGTGAAGCATATTGTAAATCTCGAAATGCTCGTTTACCAACAAAAGATGAATTATTTGATTTTTATAAAAATCATTCAGGTAATGATTTACTTAGTAATTATGGATGGCCTATGGTTGATAGGTTTAATTTAGTATGGACTTCAACTCCTATAATAAACATGTATTTTCCAGATCCATTACATTTTTATATTAATTTTTTAAATTCAGATATAGAGAAAGGTATTACTAGTAATATTTTTACAGTTTTTTGTATGCAAAAAGATAATGATTAATTTATTAAATTTTTTATTTTAATTTAAAAACTAATTTTTTAGTTTTAAAAAAAAAATTTAATTAAATTTTTTTTTTAAAACTAAAAAATTAGTTGTATTGTCTTTAAAATTTGATATTTCATTTTTTAAAATATATAAATTATAAAAATTAGCAGTTATTTTATTACCTATTGCTGCTAATTTTTCTGATGAATTTTTTTTAATTAAATTCATAGCATAGGAAGAACTAGAACAATATTTTATTTCCCAGTGAGGAAATTTTTTTATAAAAAAACTACATTGTTTAAATATCTCAG
The Enterobacteriaceae endosymbiont of Donacia sparganii DNA segment above includes these coding regions:
- a CDS encoding inverse autotransporter beta domain-containing protein gives rise to the protein MKKKKINFKILNKLQKLLIVVIVIFTFSSIKNSRALNKKNSNKRSKEKISFSIKKKNKKKISIFLKIKNEYFIFLKTGQKNSIGNNLLEIDLLKKINNIKKNNFFNKNLPQDEIFWSNIKKNNNNDNYFIDYVSDLYSPIDEDNLDINNYNNSYKTINYYLITTKNFLLNGLSNKDVFLRNIKLSVINKFNSKINNNIQSSIHKLFKKFKINGKSLIRINLDENLNLNNSEISFLFPFFEKENYVFFIQNNIHKTENRNQNNLGFGLRKLSFNNNYLLGINSFFDYDISLENTRIGLGFEFWKEFIKFNANIYYGLSRWWHVNFLNKRKFSSSNSFNEINDDEFFSRPATGFDIRAEGYLPKIPELIFNLDYEKYYGEIGYVLKDNDEGYEKLFSPSIFSFAINYNPIPFLTFTIKNSKTLFEKNHIQFGININLKLNSPLENQIHTKTRNIFSSSSDHKYDFVNRNNNIILEYRKKFLIKIFTKKTITGYPGSEHSLGIKVNAVNKIKNTYFDTKNNFLKNGGSIKLIKGDYIVKLPNFNFKKENINTYIVKVNVVDMLGNKDISCIKIKILPPLINKNFSTLNVFPKKILVSSEKAKIVFEARDINNSLLTDMKNVNFIVAKGNLPDKYNIHISHVIENPKGTYSATITSLSYGQAFLRVKIGDVVNKDLNERIDFVLPSIDNLELKADRDNLIAKVSQSINFLITVYDKHGKRFKFAQIDIRNIIARDRLGDVRKDSGKIHIEDITNQKSYDNDIFSLTTNINGELRIAISDPHGIGVRTTLEISANNYITKKINLIFTVSTSPNTLHAKMYGHMTDFLFVNGVKFERPVLASERLGDQVFHYLNEDWSKFTWYNGEAYCKSRNARLPTKDELFDFYKNHSGNDLLSNYGWPMVDRFNLVWTSTPIINMYFPDPLHFYINFLNSDIEKGITSNIFTVFCMQKDND